NNNNNNNNNNNNNNNNNNNNNNNNNNNNNNNNNNNNNNNNNNNNNNNNNNNNNNNNNNNNNNNNNNNNNNNNNNNNNNNNNNNNNNNNNNNNNNNNNNNNNNNNNNNNNNNNNNNNNNNNNNNNNNNNNNNNNNNNNNNNNNNNNNNNNNNNNNNNNNNNNNNNNNNNNNNNNNNNNNNNNNNNNNNNNNNNNNNNNNNNNNNNNNNNNNNNNNNNNNNNNNNNNNNNNNNNNNNNNNNNNNNNNNNNNNNNNNNNNNNNNNNNNNNNNNNNNNNNNNNNNNNNNNNNNNNNNNNNNNNNNNNNNNNNNNNNNNNNNNNNNNNNNNNNNNNNNNNNNNNNNNNNNNNNNNNNNNNNNNNNNNNNNNNNNNNNNNNNNNNNNNNNNNNNNNNNNNNNNNNNNNNNNNNNNNNNNNNNNNNNNNNNNNNNNNNNNNNNNNNNNNNNNNNNNNNNNNNNNNNNNNNNNNNNNNNNNNNNNNNNNNNNNNNNNNNNNNNNNNNNNNNNNNNNNNNNNNNNNNNNNNNNNNNNNNNNNNNNNNNNNNNNNNNNNNNNNNNNNNNNNNNNNNNNNNNNNNNNNNNNNNNNNNNNNNNNNNNNNNNNNNNNNNNNNNNNNNNNNNNNNNNNNNNNNNNNNNNNNNNNNNNNNNNNNNNNNNNNNNNNNNNNNNNNNNNNNNNNNNNNNNNNNNNNNNNNNNNNNNNNNNNNNNNNNNNNNNNNNNNNNNNNNNNNNNNNNNNNNNNNNNNNNNNNNNNNNNNNNNNNNNNNNNNNNNNNNNNNNNNNNNNNNNNNNNNNNNNNNNNNNNNNNNNNNNNNNNNNNNNNNNNNNNNNNNNNNNNNNNNNNNNNNNNNNNNNNNNNNNNNNNNNNNNNNNNNNNNNNNNNNNNNNNNNNNNNNNNNNNNNNNNNNNNNNNNNNNNNNNNNNNNNNNNNNNNNNNNNNNNNNNNNNNNNNNNNNNNNNNNNNNNNNNNNNNNNNNNNNNNNNNNNNNNNNNNNNNNNNNNNNNNNNNNNNNNNNNNNNNNNNNNNNNNNNNNNNNNNNNNNNNNNNNNNNNNNNNNNNNNNNNNNNNNNNNNNNNNNNNNNNNNNNNNNNNNNNNNNNNNNNNNNNNNNNNNNNNNNNNNNNNNNNNNNNNNNNNNNNNNNNNNNNNNNNNNNNNNNNNNNNNNNNNNNNNNNNNNNNNNNNNNNNNNNNNNNNNNNNNNNNNNNNNNNNNNNNNNNNNNNNNNNNNNNNNNNNNNNNNNNNNNNNNNNNNNNNNNNNNNNNNNNNNNNNNNNNNNNNNNNNNNNNNNNNNNNNNNNNNNNNNNNNNNNNNNNNNNNNNNNNNNNNNNNNNNNNNNNNNNNNNNNNNNNNNNNNNNNNNNNNNNNNNNNNNNNNNNNNNNNNNNNNNNNNNNNNNNNNNNNNNNNNNNNNNNNNNNNNNNNNNNNNNNNNNNNNNNNNNNNNNNNNNNNNNNNNNNNNNNNNNNNNNNNNNNNNNNNNNNNNNNNNNNNNNNNNNNNNNNNNNNNNNNNNNNNNNNNNNNNNNNNNNNNNNNNNNNNNNNNNNNNNNNNNNNNNNNNNNNNNNNNNNNNNNNNNNNNNNNNNNNNNNNNNNNNNNNNNNNNNNNNNNNNNNNNNNNNNNNNNNNNNNNNNNNNNNNNNNNNNNNNNNNNNNNNNNNNNNNNNNNNNNNNNNNNNNNNNNNNNNNNNNNNNNNNNNNNNNNNNNNNNNNNNNNNNNNNNNNNNNNNNNNNNNNNNNNNNNNNNNNNNNNNNNNNNNNNNNNNNNNNNNNNNNNNNNNNNNNNNNNNNNNNNNNNNNNNNNNNNNNNNNNNNNNNNNNNNNNNNNNNNNNNNNNNNNNNNNNNNNNNNNNNNNNNNNNNNNNNNNNNNNNNNNNNNNNNNNNNNNNNNNNNNNNNNNNNNNNNNNNNNNNNNNNNNNNNNNNNNNNNNNNNNNNNNNNNNNNNNNNNNNNNNNNNNNNNNNNNNNNNNNNNNNNNNNNNNNNNNNNNNNNNNNNNNNNNNNNNNNNNNNNNNNNNNNNNNNNNNNNNNNNNNNNNNNNNNNNNNNNNNNNNNNNNNNNNNNNNNNNNNNNNNNNNNNNNNNNNNNNNNNNNNNNNNNNNNNNNNNNNNNNNNNNNNNNNNNNNNNNNNNNNNNNNNNNNNNNNNNNNNNNNNNNNNNNNNNNNNNNNNNNNNNNNNNNNNNNNNNNNNNNNNNNNNNNNNNNNNNNNNNNNNNNNNNNNNNNNNNNNNNNNNNNNNNNNNNNNNNNNNNNNNNNNNNNNNNNNNNNNNNNNNNNNNNNNNNNNNNNNNNNNNNNNNNNNNNNNNNNNNNNNNNNNNNNNNNNNNNNNNNNNNNNNNNNNNNNNNNNNNNNNNNNNNNNNNNNNNNNNNNNNNNNNNNNNNNNNNNNNNNNNNNNNNNNNNNNNNNNNNNNNNNNNNNNNNNNNNNNNNNNNNNNNNNNNNNNNNNNNNNNNNNNNNNNNNNNNNNNNNNNNNNNNNNNNNNNNNNNNNNNNNNNNNNNNNNNNNNNNNNNNNNNNNNNNNNNNNNNNNNNNNNNNNNNNNNNNNNNNNNNNNNNNNNNNNNNNNNNNNNNNNNNNNNNNNNNNNNNNNNNNNNNNNNNNNNNNNNNNNNNNNNNNNNNNNNNNNNNNNNNNNNNNNNNNNNNNNNNNNNNNNNNNNNNNNNNNNNNNNNNNNNNNNNNNNNNNNNNNNNNNNNNNNNNNNNNNNNNNNNNNNNNNNNNNNNNNNNNNNNNNNNNNNNNNNNNNNNNNNNNNNNNNNNNNNNNNNNNNNNNNNNNNNNNNNNNNNNNNNNNNNNNNNNNNNNNNNNNNNNNNNNNNNNNNNNNNNNNNNNNNNNNNNNNNNNNNNNNNNNNNNNNNNNNNNNNNNNNNNNNNNNNNNNNNNNNNNNNNNNNNNNNNNNNNNNNNNNNNNNNNNNNNNNNNNNNNNNNNNNNNNNNNNNNNNNNNNNNNNNNNNNNNNNNNNNNNNNNNNNNNNNNNNNNNNNNNNNNNNNNNNNNNNNNNNNNNNNNNNNNNNNNNNNNNNNNNNNNNNNNNNNNNNNNNNNNNNNNNNNNNNNNNNNNNNNNNNNNNNNNNNNNNNNNNNNNNNNNNNNNNNNNNNNNNNNNNNNNNNNNNNNNNNNNNNNNNNNNNNNNNNNNNNNNNNNNNNNNNNNNNNNNNNNNNNNNNNNNNNNNNNNNNNNNNNNNNNNNNNNNNNNNNNNNNNNNNNNNNNNNNNNNNNNNNNNNNNNNNNNNNNNNNNNNNNNNNNNNNNNNNNNNNNNNNNNNNNNNNNNNNNNNNNNNNNNNNNNNNNNNNNNNNNNNNNNNNNNNNNNNNNNNNNNNNNNNNNNNNNNNNNNNNNNNNNNNNNNNNNNNNNNNNNNNNNNNNNNNNNNNNNNNNNNNNNNNNNNNNNNNNNNNNNNNNNNNNNNNNNNNNNNNNNNNNNNNNNNNNNNNNNNNNNNNNNNNNNNNNNNNNNNNNNNNNNNNNNNNNNNNNNNNNNNNNNNNNNNNNNNNNNNNNNNNNNNNNNNNNNNNNNNNNNNNNNNNNNNNNNNNNNNNNNNNNNNNNNNNNNNNNNNNNNNNNNNNNNNNNNNNNNNNNNNNatatatatacaattaaaagggtaaaggtttatcaattcattaatttattaataaatcaacaattaataatttttaccaacctcttcggtatgtaaacaccattatcggtggagaacttatttaaaagttcttatacatttataaacataattaagggatcagaaaacatttgcttcaccatataccgaagttcagaaatagcagctaaaaaagctgagactccaacagatagcattacttgtttttgcctttgtgagttacaagtaatgctatctgttggagtctcagcttttttagctactatttctgaacttcggatgtatatatatatgaattcacgtTTGTATTCTTATGCAAATTTCTTTGAATACGGGCAAGGATGCATATCACTCTTGGCTTTCAATAAACTCATAGCTTTTATAAGACTTCAGTGGTGATTAGATTGTATTGCCGAGTCATGACGCTTAGTCATGAAGCGAATGATTAGGTTCTTGTTTCATCTTCCAAATTACCCCAGTCATCTGCCGCCTCAAAAGCTTCGTACTTGCCGTGCCAGccaacgtaagtcaatgacacacaacttcacaCAACTTCACTCTATCTCTGCTTTCAGTATGCCATTCAAGAAAAACTTCGAAGTTGTTCAGaagaacatggaaaaatggaagagaaatttgGTGCAGTTCCAGTCTCATTCATCTAGAAGGACTGTTGGTCGGTGCCAGTTTCTTGGGAAATcaattaaaggaaaaaagaagagagtGGGGGAATTATCAAGAGATGTGACACTACTGTGGAGAGATAAAGTGAGTTTTCCACTCATTTCCGAGATAAAATCCAAactatatatgtttcatagctagcagaacctcggaagtagtaattttCCAAACGTGGGGGTGGGTAGTCTGCTAGCTACTTGTCGGATCAAAGGTACATTAATCAAAAGGAGTTAACATTTTCGTCAAGGAATTAACATTTCGTCAAGGAATTCGCAGGAGATTCGTTCGAAAATGCGTAGAAAGCATAGAAATTGGGAAGAAAAGGGAAAGTATATTTGTGAAGAAGTAATATATGGGAGGGGGTAAATGTCTAACCTTGTTAAAGAATAAGAATACGAAAAGGAAAGGGTGAGGGGACGAGTAGGgggaaaatttagaaaatttataaaaacattatcTTCTCCATCTCTGACGAGCGGAAgtattgtgtatgaatgtgtatcaaCAATGGATTCCATTATAATCACAATACTtccgtgaaacgatcgtaacatgcattaattaacaaatttttaaactttcatgttacatatatttacatatattttttatacaatactattttagacatatatatcttcgagagaaattttttttaatattaaatttcatgctattatttcaaaatacagtatatataatcgctcgtattaatgtcaaaatattttatagtattaatatttttgacattttacaCAAAGAGCACTCATTATAAATTCAGTGTATAAAAttctaacagaatatatttaattaatgatatatatatatatacatacacatgcacacacatatacatatttatacttacattcctatacacacataaatatatatacgcaatgaGAGGAGTGGTAATTGGGTTTTTAGGACACGTTGTTAAGGAAaggtgttttggagaaattttgattgattaaatttggggttatgttattgtttagaattcatGAATGCGTGTAGAACCTTGCAAACAAGCTTGTaggtgtttcttttttgttaagtAGGCACAAGGTGTgacagtgtttttgttgttttttgctattattgaatttaattctttatactatttttttcctttcctttgatTTATTTTTCGCTTTTGTTTCTTACAGCATCAAGATTTTCGTCTTTTGTAATTATCCATTCGGGTCGCTTCGATTGTCTGTTCGATTTGCGTATTAAACGTTCGATAGTGTCTTGTGTTCGATGTACCGTCATTCCAATCAGTTGAGCGACGAACGAAACCCCGTAGAGGATGACAGCAATTGAAGCAATTACATTTATCTTAGACTCTTCTGCTGTAACGTTTGTGAAGAGGCATCCAATGATAATCATCCAGATTGTATTGCAAATCAGAAATGCGGAAACACATTTGGTGCGCAAGTTCCGAAGTCTTTCAGCGATTTCCGACTTTGGTGCACCCGTCCTAACCGTTGCACCAATAATGAAATCTCGTAGGAGCTTCCAGAATTTGTATTCGACTTCATCTTCATGCATATCGAAGAGGTCAAAACTAAGACTGGGAGAATTTAAACTTGCggaatctgaaataaaagaaaataaataaaattaataaaaaaattaaggcgCAGACGTGGTTGTGCGGTTAAAActagactttaaaagaaaaagttctggtgtcaatttattcgactaagccttacaagatggtgccccagcatggccgcagtctaatggttaaaatatgtaaaaggttaaagaaatgtaagaaagaaaaatataacaattagaagaaatgaattatttcttCTATTGTGAGTTGCAGCCATTGGATTGAAGCAAAGCCGCCGAGAGAGAGAGCTTCTTATAGTTTCTGTTTGCCTTGTGGCAATATCGTGAAGATGAAATGTGAAAGAATAGGAAGGAAGCAAACATGGATTAACTTACTTTTatccttctttatcttctttttcttctttcgacGTTTACGGATTTGGGGGAAACAAACCAGTTTCGGAACGGAAGCTTTGttctgcaaataaataaatatataaataaaaagtaaagctttctttttctttttatcttttatttgtttcggtcattcgactgcggccatgatggggcgtTTTTGAAGGATTTTGTCGAAGaaagtttatatttgtattatcgGCTTATAACGAAAATTGCTGAATGAGGAAAATGTAAAAATGGTGTGTGAATGATGCATATGACTTGAGATGAAATGAACTGATCAGCGACGATTTATTCtccgttataaaatacaatgattgccattacatgaaataaaataacgtaACAGGGTTACAACAAAGATGTGTGAGAGACTTCATGGCTAGGCTGGACTGTTGATCTGTAGACAAAGTTGACGCACTGTTTGGAGGTGTGTAGAGGCAGCCGTTGGTCTGTTGGTCGTGTGATTTTCATACAGCAATGATGTAGACAGGCGTCTGATGGAGAAGATGAAAGCGGAGACTGGCTGGTGTCAGATATATCGTTGTCAGAGACGAGTTGCGTGTGGCCAGAGGCGAGGGCCAAAGATCAAGAACAGTCGAGAACTGCCGTTCTTATAGAAAATAATGGGCTCCCAGGAACTGGTGATCAATTTTCCGCGTAAGGAAAAATAAACTGTTGCGCCAACGCGATTGGATAGCTGGAAACCGACCAATACAAACAACAGATTCGTTTAAATACGAGGTCATGTGACCTGCTGGAACAAAAAGACCCTGTGGAGCCGATATCTGGGTATTAAAGCCTAGATGAGTCAAACCGAAAGCATCTCACACAACGACAGTGTAAATTAGTTCTGCTTCAGATTACtcccctgccaaaacatttgtcATAGACAAAAGTGTGACACGCAAAAAGAGACCGGTAGCAGAGGGAGAATGTGCTAAGGGGCAGAAAAGTGTACAAGGAACCACACTCACAATCTTGCAATCGTGAGCAGAATTCGTTAAGCACTACGACAcgcactgcgtgtgtgtgtgtgcgtgtgtgtgtgtgtgtgtgtgtgtgtgtgtgtgtgtgtgt
This DNA window, taken from Octopus bimaculoides isolate UCB-OBI-ISO-001 chromosome 9, ASM119413v2, whole genome shotgun sequence, encodes the following:
- the LOC128248655 gene encoding uncharacterized protein LOC128248655; protein product: MFMFPAMHILLPVYSISNIIDQSWGTRDGNKASVPKLVCFPQIRKRRKKKKKIKKDKNSASLNSPSLSFDLFDMHEDEVEYKFWKLLRDFIIGATVRTGAPKSEIAERLRNLRTKCVSAFLICNTIWMIIIGCLFTNVTAEESKINVIASIAVILYGVSFVAQLIGMTVHRTQDTIERLIRKSNRQSKRPEWIITKDENLDAVRNKSEK